In the Pseudonocardia sediminis genome, GCTCGGGTGCACCGCCGTCCTGGTGGTCCTCGCCGCCGCGCGCTGAGCCGTCCCACGCCGAGCGCACTCATGGAGCTTTCGTGTCGTGACGCCGAGCGAAAGCTCCACGAGCGGCGCGGACGGTGGGCCCGCGCCGGGACTCAGACGGAGGCGGGGGCCTTCACCAGCGGGTACATCCACCCGTGCTTGTCCGGTGCCGCGCCGCGCTGGATGGCGGTCAGTCCCTCGCGCAGCCGCAGCGTGACCGGGCCGGGCTCACCGCCGCCGATCTGGACCTCGCCGCCGTGGTGCCGGACGGTGCCGATGGGCGTGATCACCGCCGCGGTGCCGCAGCCGAACACCTCGGTGAGCAGCCCGTTGGCCGCGCCGCCCAGCCACTCCTGCCCGGCGATCCGCCGCGAGATGACCGTGATGCCCATGTCCTCGGCCAGCGTCATCAACGAGTCGCGGGTGATCCCCGCCAGCACGCTGCCGCGCAGCTCCGGGGTGACCAGCTCGGTCTCGCCCTCGGAGCTGAAGACGAAGAACAGGTTGTTCGAGCCCATCTCGTCGATCCAGGTGCGCTCCTCGGCGTCGAGGTAGGCGACCTGGGAGCAGCCGTGCTCGGCGCCGATGGACTGCGGCAGCAGCGACGCGGCGTAGTTCCCGCCGCACTTCGCGGTGCCGGTGCCGCCCAGCGCGGCGCGGGTGTACTCGGTCTCGAGCCAGACGTCCATCGGCTTGACGCCGCCGGAGAAGTACGGCCCGGCCGGCGAGGCGATCACGGCGTAGAGGTACTCCGACGACGGCCGCACGCCCAGGCCGACCTCGGTCGCGATCATGAACGGGCGCAGGTAGAGCGAGTCCTCACCGCCGGCGGCGGGCACCCACTCGCCGTCCACCGCGAGCAGCTCGGACAGCGAGGCCAGGAACAGCTCCTCGGGGAGCTCCGGCATGGCCAGGCGGGCGGCCGAGCCCTGGAAGCGGCGCGCGTTGGCGTCCGGGCGGAACGAGGCGATCGACCCGTCGGGCTGACGGTAGGCCTTGAGGCCCTCGAAGATCTCCTGGCCGTAGTGCAGCACCATCGACGACGGGTCCAGCACGAGCGGGCCGTAGGGCACGATCTCGGGGTCGTGCCAGCCCTGGCCCTCGGTCCAGCGGATCGTGGCCATGTGGTCGGTCATGTACCGGCCGAACCCGGGATCGGCGAGAATCTCGGCGCGCCGCTCCGGCGACGCGGGCGCGGGATTCATGGTGACGGCGAAGGACGGCGCGCTCATCCCCCGACGGTATCCCGCGCGCCCGCGGAGCAGTAGTCGGATACCCGTCCGAGGTGTCAGCGCACGTGCGAGGTCACGAACGGCGGCTTCACCACATCGGCGGCCAGGGCCCGGCCGCGCACCTCGATCTGCACCGCGTCGTCCGGCTTCACGCCCGCCTCGGTGTCGACGAGGGCGAGCGCGATGCCCGTCCTCAGCGTCGGGGAGAACGTGCCGGAGGTGACGACACCGATTGGCTCGCCGCCCCCGGCCGGCAGCACCGACATCCCGGCGCGCGGCACCCCGCGGCCGGTCGCGCGCAACGCCCGCAGGCGTCGTGCCGGGCCGCGCTCCCTCTCCGCCGTCAGCGCCTCGCGGCCCCAGAACGCGGGCTTGTCCCATCCGACGGCCCAGCCGCTGCCGGCCTGCAACGGGCTGATCT is a window encoding:
- a CDS encoding branched-chain amino acid aminotransferase; this translates as MSAPSFAVTMNPAPASPERRAEILADPGFGRYMTDHMATIRWTEGQGWHDPEIVPYGPLVLDPSSMVLHYGQEIFEGLKAYRQPDGSIASFRPDANARRFQGSAARLAMPELPEELFLASLSELLAVDGEWVPAAGGEDSLYLRPFMIATEVGLGVRPSSEYLYAVIASPAGPYFSGGVKPMDVWLETEYTRAALGGTGTAKCGGNYAASLLPQSIGAEHGCSQVAYLDAEERTWIDEMGSNNLFFVFSSEGETELVTPELRGSVLAGITRDSLMTLAEDMGITVISRRIAGQEWLGGAANGLLTEVFGCGTAAVITPIGTVRHHGGEVQIGGGEPGPVTLRLREGLTAIQRGAAPDKHGWMYPLVKAPASV